From the genome of Drosophila melanogaster chromosome 2L, one region includes:
- the Mondo gene encoding mondo, isoform E yields MEIFCLFIVIQKRRTPVCQFASPLDVDIHSNPQTVVLEGKYWKRHSAVIKAEYRKWRRNYRSKATGCLTYDSKSELDFLEWSPLNDRNLMPDDWTTDTLFSAINVPFPFPDSREIARGAGIADFIQPSLGPLQPNLDDIDISFSDLIPTTRLPPVPEEGTDAEMLKNDEYCLSAIVGAPHTLYCNDSIMDVVNSSNNGAVNVDASMLELNTPINNVSYGEVEQRFSVARQVQQSNNDSQLLGDSGSMSGRIHGGKHFGPASANDNNTNRCVINGRVAKSTQRPFRREPHNYDKAQPTMHQTNLYQQMLAEQQKNQQQQHVVVSSFQASQQQQLAQQQPFSAQATNAFNNQSFISSYADNYQHQQQLNVKVEPLHADVLSLLNDNAYNSIGYKPYPQFKKSASTGTFLNVPRQTQQQQSYLQQEPPQMQQSLPVGMGNQQILQLTRQQQVNNTQQQQHQSTVASLLQQQHQQQNHQQQQLQTAVSSATWVSPNTILPKEIYRSNSLPLNVSLNKLPDGRQLHHEQPFAVPKYHSKSKSRVRSNSMHQQHTSVVSAAGAGSSSLGAHSCSNLLVTQQMQQATSDPMLNSTLAQLLTSNSRLQTAVANSSSSNSPSVSAIATTNSNSNAPPVHYANVTSPLSVPVPTHQHSPKKSASLPMAVNSALHSPPLGSKIHGIGLATANVGSNSLSLSPESTFHESQDSPLSPTTSLKFQPRDTQRRAGHIHAEQKRRYNIKNGFDTLHALIPQLQLNPNAKLSKAAMLQKGADHIKQLRQERNVLKDKIEALRMERDELNNSLTHLHSILPANGAPVTRQGTEHVRQLYDIYVRYNTMNDWKFWILGLILEPLLASYTSTVSSASLDELRRTAFLWVDQHCSLIDLRPAVTNKLKYLSMHTDIVSEPPSTLQEEVAKALQNSSGQHPNLHGP; encoded by the exons ACTGTTGTTCTTGAAGGCAAATACTGGAAACGGCACTCAGCTGTTATAAAAGCCGAATACAGGAAATGGCGCAGGAACTATAGGTCGAAGGCTACGGGCTGCTTAACATATGATTCG AAAAGCGAATTAGACTTTTTGGAATGGTCGCCTCTGAACGATAGGAACTTAATGCCAGACGATTGGACCACAGACACCTTATTCTCGGCTATAAACgttccattcccatttccagaTTCTAGGGAAATCG CACGCGGCGCGGGCATCGCGGACTTTATACAGCCCAGTCTTGGTCCCTTGCAACCGAATTTAGATGACATCGACATTAGCTTTTCAG ACTTGATTCCAACCACACGCTTGCCTCCAGTTCCAGAAGAGGGAACCGACGCTGAAATGCTCAAAAACGACGAATATTGCCTGTCAGCGATTGTCGGTGCTCCTCATACGCTGTATTGCAACGATAGCATAATGGATGTGGTAAACAGCAGTAACAATGGCGCTGTAAATGTAGATGCTAGCATGCTTGAGCTTAACACGCCCATAAATAACGTATCGTACGGTGAGGTAGAGCAACGATTTTCTGTTGCACGGCAGGTGCAGCAATCCAACAATGATTCTCAGCTTCTCGGAGACTCGGGTTCAATGTCCGGACGAATACACGGAGGCAAGCATTTTGGACCTGCTAGCGCAAACGACAACAACACCAATAGGTGTGTTATAAACGGTCGCGTGGCCAAGAGCACTCAGCGGCCATTCCGACGCGAGCCCCACAATTATGACAAGGCCCAGCCCACAATGCACCAGACGAACCTGTATCAGCAAATGTTGGCCGAACAACAGAagaaccagcagcagcaacacgtGGTAGTGTCTTCATTTCAGGCTtcccaacaacagcagctcgCTCAACAGCAACCCTTTTCGGCCCAGGCAACAAACGCCTTCAATAATCAGAGTTTTATTAGCAGTTACGCAGATAActatcagcatcagcagcaactcAACGTCAAGGTAGAACCTCTACATGCCGATGTGCTGTCATTACTAAACGACAATGCATACAACTCTATTGGCTACAAGCCCTATCCGCAATTTAAGAAGTCCGCCTCGACGGGAACTTTTCTTAATGTCCCCAGgcagacgcagcagcagcaaagttATCTGCAGCAAGAGCCCCCGCAAATGCAACAGTCCCTTCCCGTAGGCATGGGAAATCAACAAATTTTGCAGCTTACGCGTCAGCAGCAGGTTAACAAtacacagcaacagcagcaccaaTCCACAGTGGCTAGcttgttgcagcagcagcaccagcagcaaaaccatcagcaacagcaactacaGACTGCTGTCAGCTCAGCCACATGGGTTTCGCCAAACACCATTTTGCCTAAAGAAATCTACCGCTCCAACAGCTTACCACTGAATGTTTCCCTTAATAAACTACCCGATGGTCGCCAGCTGCATCATGAGCAGCCCTTCGCAGTGCCCAAGTATCACTCCAAAAGCAAGTCGAGGGTGCGGAGTAATTCGATGCACCAGCAACACACTTCAGTGGTGTCTGCTGCTGGAGCGGGAAGTTCTTCATTAGGCGCACATAGTTGCAGCAACCTGCTGGTCACTCAGCAAATGCAGCAGGCAACCAGCGATCCCATGCTAAACAGCACCCTGGCTCAACTGCTCACTTCGA ATTCACGCCTACAAACAGCAGTGGCGAACAGTTCGTCATCAAATTCACCTTCCGTCAGTGCCATAGCCACCActaacagcaacagcaatgcGCCTCCGGTTCATTACGCTAACGTCACATCGCCGTTGTCGGTTCCGGTGCCAACACATCAACACTCACCAAAAAAGTCCGCCTCCTTGCCTATGGCTGTCAACTCTGCATTGCACAGTCCCCCTCTAGGAAGTAAAATACACGGTATTGGGCTGGCCACAGCTAACGTGGGCAGTAATAGCTTGAGTTTGTCACCGGAATCGACGTTCCACGAGTCACAGGATTCCCCACTGTCTCCTACAACCAGCCTAAAATTCCAGCCGCGAGACACGCAGCGTCGTGCTGGCCATATCCACGCCGAGCAGAAGCGGCGTTACAACATAAAGAACGGATTTGACACTCTGCACGCGCTCATACCACAGCTTCAGCTAAATCCCAACGCCAAGTTAAGTAAGGCAGCCATGCTACAAAAGGGAGCGGACCACATAAAGCAACTGCGACAGGAGCGCAATGTTTTAAAGGATAAAATTGAAGCTTTGCGCATGGAGCGAGACGAGCTAAACAATTCGCTGAC GCACCTTCACTCAATTTTGCCAGCTAATGGAGCGCCTGTAACGAGGCAGGGTACAGAACATGTTCGGCAGCTTTACGACATTTATGTACGATACAATACAATGAACGACTGGAAATTTTGGATT TTGGGTCTCATTCTGGAACCTTTGCTTGCCTCTTACACGTCAACAGTCTCGAGTGCTAGTCTTGATGAGCTACGTCGGACCGCTTTTCTTTGGGTTGATCAGCACTGTTCCCTTATTGATCTTCGTCCAG CtgttacaaataaattaaagtatCTATCTATGCATACGGATATTGTTTCGGAGCCACCAAGTACATTGCAAGAGGAGGTGGCCAAAGCCCTCCAGAATTCAAGTGGCCAGCATCCAAATCTGCATGGACCCTAA
- the Gr39a gene encoding gustatory receptor 39a, isoform B, producing MGTRNRKLLFFLHYQRYLGLTNLDFSKSLHIYWLHGTWSSTAIQIVVVGVFMAALLGALAESLYYMETKSQTGNTFDNAVILTTSVTQLLANLWLRSQQKSQVNLLQRLSQVVELLQFEPYAVPQFRWLYRIWLLVCLIYGAMVTHFGINWLTTMQISRVLTLIGFVYRCVLANFQFTCYTGMVVILKKLLQVQVKQLEHLVSTTTISMAGVAGCLRTHDEILLLGQRELIAVYGGVILFLFIYQVMQCILIFYISNLEGFHSSNDLVLIFCWLAPMLFYLILPLVVNDIHNQANKTAKMLTKVPRTGTGLDRMIEKFLLKNLRQKPILTAYGFFALDKSTLFKLFTAIFTYMVILVQFKEMENSTKSINKF from the exons ATGGGCACAAGAAATCGAAAGCTTCTGTTTTTCCTGCACTATCAGCGCTACTTGGGCCTTACAAACTTGGACTTCTCAAAATCGCTGCATATTTACTGGCTCCATGGTACTTGGTCTTCAACTGCGATTCAAATTGTGGTCGTTGGGGTTTTTATGGCCGCTCTGTTGGGAGCACTGGCCGAATCTCTTTACTACATGGAGACTAAATCCCAGACTGGCAACACCTTTGACAATGCAGTGATACTAACCACCTCGGTCACTCAATTGCTAGCCAATCTTTGGCTCCGTTCGCAGCAGAAATCACAAGTAAACCTACTTCAACGACTTTCGCAGGTGGTAGAACTTTTGCAATTTGAGCCTTATGCAGTTCCACAGTTCCGTTGGTTATACCGTATCTGGCTATTAGTGTGCCTTATCTATGGGGCCATGGTGACGCATTTTGGCATAAATTGGTTGACAACTATGCAGATCAGCCGTGTCCTGACTTTGATAGGATTTGTATATAGGTgcgttttggccaactttcaATTCACCTGTTATACCGGGATGGTGGTGATCTTGAAAAAGCTGCTTCAAGTTCAGGTTAAGCAACTGGAGCACTTGGtgtccaccaccaccatctcAATGGCTGGAGTAGCCGGTTGTTTGAGAACCCACGATGAAATCCTACTGTTGGGTCAAAGAGAACTGATTGCCGTTTATGGTGGAGTTATACTATTTCTCTTTATTTACCAAGTCATGCAgtgtatattaatattttacatcAGCAACCTAGAGGGGTTTCATTCAAGCAATGACCTGGTTCTCATTTTCTGTTGGCTGGCACCGATGCTCTTCTATCTCATCCTACCTTTAGTCGTTAATGACATACATAATCAG GCAAATAAAACAGCAAAGATGCTGACAAAAGTACCCCGAACCGGGACTGGGTTGGATAGAATG aTTGAAAAATTCTTACTCAAGAACCTTCGACAGAAGCCCATTTTAACCGCTTATGGATTTTTCGCTCTGGATAAAAGTACTTTGTTTAAG CTATTTACTGCAATCTTCACGTATATGGTTATTCTGGTCCAATTCAAGGAGATGGAAAATTCCACAAAGtctattaataaattttga
- the Gr39a gene encoding gustatory receptor 39a, isoform D, giving the protein MKRNAFEELRVQLRTLKWLGVLRFTIDFNKCLVRENASEERSAWLYLIGVVGITCSLIVYSTYFPSHFIMGKHNTTGNCYALINIRSCSIVTMLIYTQLYIQRFRFVALLQSILRFNQISGSHREEGRFAFYYYTHLSLLIICMLNYAYGYWTAGVRLTTIPIYLLQYGFSYLFLGQVVVLFACIQQILLSILKYYNQVVLKNIKSSKESREFYYNFCKYNQVIWLSYTEINHCFGLLLLLVTGLILLITPSGPFYLVSTIFEGRFRQNWQFSLMSFTAILWSLPWIVLLVLAMGRNDVQKEANKTAKMLTKVPRTGTGLDRMIEKFLLKNLRQKPILTAYGFFALDKSTLFKLFTAIFTYMVILVQFKEMENSTKSINKF; this is encoded by the exons ATGAAACGCAACGCATTTGAAGAGTTGAGGGTTCAGTTGCGAACCTTAAAATGGCTTGGAGTCCTGCGGTTCACTATCGACTTTAATAAGTGCTTAGTACGGGAAAATGCGTCTGAGGAGCGCAGTGCCTGGCTGTATTTGATAGGTGTAGTGGGAATTACGTGCAGCTTGATCGTCTACAGCACTTACTTTCCCAGTCACTTTATTATGGGAAAACACAACACCACGGGCAATTGCTATGCCCTAATCAACATCAGGTCCTGTTCCATTGTAACAATGCTGATTTACACACAGCTCTACATACAACGTTTTCGATTCGTCGCCCTCTTACAGTCCATTCTACGTTTTAACCAGATCTCTGGGAGTCACAGAGAAGAAGGAAGatttgctttttattattatacacaTTTATCCCTACTAATCATTTGTATGCTGAACTATGCTTATGGTTACTGGACAGCAGGTGTTCGCTTGACCACAATTCCTATTTATCTGCTTCAATACGGATTTTCATACCTCTTCCTCGGACAGGTGGTGGTCCTGTTTGCCTGCATTCAACAAATATTACTTTCGATTTTAAAGTACTATAACCAAGTAgttcttaaaaatattaaatcaagCAAGGAGAGTCGCGAATTCTATTACAACTTTTGCAAATACAACCAAGTAATATGGCTAAGCTATACCGAGATCAACCATTGTTTCGGTTTGCTACTATTACTCGTAACCGGATTAATTCTGCTAATCACCCCTTCTGGGCCGTTCTATTTGGTATCTACCATATTTGAAGGACGATTTCGTCAGAATTGGCAGTTCAGCTTAATGTCGTTCACTGCCATACTTTGGAGCTTACCATGGATAGTTTTGCTGGTTTTGGCAATGGGCAGGAATGATGTACAGAAGGAG GCAAATAAAACAGCAAAGATGCTGACAAAAGTACCCCGAACCGGGACTGGGTTGGATAGAATG aTTGAAAAATTCTTACTCAAGAACCTTCGACAGAAGCCCATTTTAACCGCTTATGGATTTTTCGCTCTGGATAAAAGTACTTTGTTTAAG CTATTTACTGCAATCTTCACGTATATGGTTATTCTGGTCCAATTCAAGGAGATGGAAAATTCCACAAAGtctattaataaattttga
- the Gr39a gene encoding gustatory receptor 39a, isoform C: MDFQPGELCAYYRLCRYLGIFCIDYNPTKKKFRLRRSVLCYIVHFALQAYLVGCISVMVTYWRRCFKSELTTTGNHFDRLVMVIALGILVVQNAWLIWLQAPHLRIVRQIEFYRRNHLANVRLLLPKRLLWLIIATNVVYMANFIKTCIFEWLTDASRLFVITSLGFPLRYLVTSFTMGTYFCMVHIVRLVLDWNQSQINAIIDESADLKMTSPNRLRLRVCLEMHDRLMLLCNDEISLVYGFIAWLSWMFASLDVTGVIYLTMVIQTKKSIVLKLITNVVWLSPTFMTCAASFMSNRVTIQANKTAKMLTKVPRTGTGLDRMIEKFLLKNLRQKPILTAYGFFALDKSTLFKLFTAIFTYMVILVQFKEMENSTKSINKF, from the exons ATGGACTTCCAACCAGGTGAACTCTGTGCTTACTACCGCCTTTGCCGATATCTAGGGATATTCTGTATTGATTATAATCCCACTAAAAAGAAATTCCGACTGCGGCGCAGTGTTCTCTGTTACATAGTTCATTTTGCCTTGCAAGCCTACTTAGTTGGTTGCATCTCCGTCATGGTCACATATTGGCGTAGGTGCTTCAAAAGCGAGCTTACCACGACTGGAAACCACTTCGACCGTCTTGTAATGGTAATTGCCCTTGGTATTCTGGTTGTCCAGAATGCGTGGCTCATCTGGCTGCAAGCCCCACACCTACGAATTGTCAGGCAAATAGAGTTTTATCGAAGGAATCACTTGGCTAATGTTCGACTGCTCCTCCCCAAACGTCTGCTTTGGCTAATTATTGCAACCAATGTTGTCTACATGGCTAACTTCATTAAGACGTGCATATTCGAATGGCTGACGGATGCTTCTCGACTTTTTGTCATTACCTCCTTGGGATTTCCTTTACGATATCTGGTTACTAGCTTTACAATGGGCACATATTTTTGCATGGTGCATATTGTACGCCTGGTGCTCGACTGGAATCAGTCGCAGATTAACGCGATAATAGATGAATCGGCAGACCTCAAAATGACTAGCCCCAATCGTCTGCGTTTACGTGTATGCCTGGAGATGCACGATCGCCTGATGCTGCTCTGCAATGATGAGATCAGTCTTGTCTACGGGTTTATAGCCTGGCTGTCTTGGATGTTTGCCTCGCTTGATGTAACTGGCGTAATTTATCTGACTATGGTTATTCAAACTAAAAAATCAATCGTTCTAAAATTGATAACAAACGTAGTGTGGCTTTCGCCAACTTTTATGACGTGCGCCGCTAGCTTCATGAGTAACCGTGTTACTATTCAg GCAAATAAAACAGCAAAGATGCTGACAAAAGTACCCCGAACCGGGACTGGGTTGGATAGAATG aTTGAAAAATTCTTACTCAAGAACCTTCGACAGAAGCCCATTTTAACCGCTTATGGATTTTTCGCTCTGGATAAAAGTACTTTGTTTAAG CTATTTACTGCAATCTTCACGTATATGGTTATTCTGGTCCAATTCAAGGAGATGGAAAATTCCACAAAGtctattaataaattttga
- the Gr39a gene encoding gustatory receptor 39a, isoform A, with protein MSKVCRDLRIYLRLLHIMGMMCWHFDSDHCQLVATSGSERYAVVYAGCILVSTTAGFIFALLHPSRFHIAIYNQTGNFYEAVIFRSTCVVLFLVYVILYAWRHRYRDLVQHILRLNRRCASSCTNQQFLHNIILYGMLTILCFGNYLHGYTRAGLATLPLALCMLVYIFAFLVLCLLLMFFVSLKQVMTAGLIHYNQQLCQGDLISGLRGRQQILKLCGGELNECFGLLMLPIVALVLLMAPSGPFFLISTVLEGKFRPDECLIMLLTSSTWDTPWMIMLVLMLRTNGISEEANKTAKMLTKVPRTGTGLDRMIEKFLLKNLRQKPILTAYGFFALDKSTLFKLFTAIFTYMVILVQFKEMENSTKSINKF; from the exons ATGTCAAAAGTCTGCCGGGACCTACGTATCTATCTCCGTCTTCTTCACATCATGGGCATGATGTGCTGGCATTTCGATTCCGACCACTGTCAACTAGTGGCCACATCTGGAAGCGAGCGCTATGCCGTCGTTTATGCTGGCTGTATTTTAGTTTCTACTACGGCTGGCTTTATCTTTGCGCTTTTACATCCGAGTCGATTCCACATAGCCATTTATAACCAGACGGGAAATTTTTACGAGGCCGTCATATTTCGCAGCACGTGTGTGGTGCTTTTCTTGGTTTATGTGATATTGTATGCATGGCGGCATCGGTACAGGGATTTGGTTCAACATATATTGCGTCTTAACAGACGCTGTGCTAGCAGTTGCACAAACCAACAGTTTCTGCACAACATAATACTTTACGGTATGCTTACGATCCTCTGCTTCGGCAACTATCTCCACGGCTATACTCGCGCTGGACTGGCCACACTTCCGCTGGCCCTTTGTATGTTGGTCTATATCTTCGCCTTTTTGGTTTTATGCCTTCTTCTGATGTTCTTTGTTAGTCTAAAGCAAGTCATGACCGCGGGATTGATTCACTACAACCAACAGCTTTGTCAGGGCGATCTGATCTCTGGTCTTCGAGGCAGGCAGCAGATTCTGAAATTATGCGGCGGCGAACTAAACGAGTGCTTCGGCTTACTTATGCTCCCCATTGTAGCCCTGGTGCTCCTGATGGCACCTTCGGGGCCGTTCTTCTTAATCAGTACCGTTTTAGAGGGAAAATTTCGACCCGACGAATGCTTGATCATGCTTTTGACCTCCTCTACTTGGGATACTCCGTGGATGATTATGTTGGTTCTCATGTTACGCACTAATGGCATTTCAGAGGAA GCAAATAAAACAGCAAAGATGCTGACAAAAGTACCCCGAACCGGGACTGGGTTGGATAGAATG aTTGAAAAATTCTTACTCAAGAACCTTCGACAGAAGCCCATTTTAACCGCTTATGGATTTTTCGCTCTGGATAAAAGTACTTTGTTTAAG CTATTTACTGCAATCTTCACGTATATGGTTATTCTGGTCCAATTCAAGGAGATGGAAAATTCCACAAAGtctattaataaattttga